The Natator depressus isolate rNatDep1 chromosome 11, rNatDep2.hap1, whole genome shotgun sequence genome includes a window with the following:
- the MAP3K19 gene encoding mitogen-activated protein kinase kinase kinase 19, translated as MDNYYKCSGDLKEQASEVKLKCSEADVSIKTEQADFEKYQLSITCENSDIVNTANVFDDSHSYFNSSEVTNTKENCEIFAGQCPASSNADSVRAGNRERDLAPRSAIRTYLEEVDVSGVIPAHSWCADVDTVNAVLENHGLDSSCKNEVVESYRMLEDKSVTKIIPHFSAGKTENSVSPVVFGTTEKIAISEAMETKINKLVPLVHITLSEHEPPRTPQVAKCPTRKKDVIRSMPPNVSYSFNILAYKENDNKIKTNRNKSASKTKMSSKVPQDFSVSDESSTKCNTHNTNLKNQIFPSVGLSHVESEASSKLHKKRPQMKNYHVLQSAQKSKKQIFPYICKSSSSLKKHVTPLSVPRTQPASDFLNLKYSDMFKEINSNDKGPGIYEMFGTPVYSQVRGLGQHESRFYREVCFAPPGRYTANKRKSNCTNERDSSRIRSTQKRTHSKPKNTIAIKQKHKDLTPKDRSSELRDSNTELDDVVIISGPDWQIKTSRSMPLFDEDEGQQFLFLEEFSQFTKQNEIILNSNLSTIKEVPLEQSSDNRDVTNNQILATNVHNFWQVDDKHHSECVALVSSLLTTDQNNKCVVQGRMDMDDSMNLEANQNFCKSIDKYEALFALSFPDRADCASSQRKLDQSWTHTSENSNSENASTQQPTNQTLNAVSPVFQTYQNILDCADNEELTDELLCCLAAELLALDEKDTASSRIPTKNTGSKTQNVFANEERGSVNEDDKVVAIAEEQQSFSKAFLAPKRESDLLNFNKSTAFPESSLDHKDPITWTRGEILGKGAYGTVYCGLTSQGQLIAVKQVALDTSDKVTTEKEYQKLQEEVDLLKTLKHINIVTYLGTCLKDNIVSIFMEFVPGGSISSIINRFGPLPEIVFCKYTKQILQGIAYLHKNCVVHRDIKGNNVMLMPNGVIKLIDFGCAKRLAWVSLSGTHSEMLKSVHGTPYWMAPEVINESGYGRKSDIWSIGCTVFEMATGKPPLASMDRLAAMFYIGAYRGLMPSLPDHFSGKAADFVHVCFTRNQHERPSALQLLQHPFMKGRQ; from the exons ATGGATAACTATTACAAATGCTCCGGAGACTTGAAAGAACAAGCAAGTGaagtaaaattaaaatgcagtgaAGCTGATGTAAGTATTAAAACTGAGCAGGCTGACTTTGAAAAATATCAGCTTTCAATAACCTGTGAAAATTCAGATATTGTGAACACAGCCAATGTTTTTGATGACAGTCATTCTTACTTCAACTCAAGTGAAGTGACAAACACCAAAGAGAACTGTGAAATATTTGCAGGTCAGTGTCCTGCATCAAGCAATGCAGACAGTGTAAGAGCTGGGAACCGCGAGAGAGATTTAGCACCAAGGAGTGCCATTAGAACTTATCTAGAGGAAGTAGATGTTTCAGGGGTGATCCCCGCTCACAGTTGGTGTGCGGATGTAGACACTGTGAATGCTGTGCTTGAAAATCATGGTTTAGACTCAAGCTGCAAAAATGAAGTAGTAGAATCATATCGTATGCTAGAAGATAAATCTGTAACTAAAATCATTCCTCACTTTTCTGCTGGGAAAACAGAAAACAGTGTTTCTCCAGTAGTCTTTGGAACAACTGAAAAAATAGCAATTTCAGAAGCAATGGAAACAAAAATCAATAAACTGGTACCTCTTGTCCATATTACACTATCTGAACATGAGCCACCTAGGACACCACAGGTTGCCAAATGTCCCACCAGAAAAAAGGATGTCATCCGTAGCATGCCTCCTAACGTGAGTTACAGCTTCAACATACTTGCTTACAAAGAAaatgacaataaaataaaaactaatagAAATAAATCTGCTTCAAAGACTAAAATGAGTAGCAAAGTACCTCAAGATTTCTCTGTTTCTGATGAGAGTTCCACAAAATGTAACACACACAATACCAACCTCAAGAACCAGATTTTCCCTTCTGTAGGACTGTCTCATGTGGAATCTGAGGCTTCCTCAAAGCTTCATAAAAAAAGACCTCAGATGAAGAACTACCATGTTCTTCAGAGTGCTCAGAAATCTAAAAAGCAAATATTTCCTTATATCTGCAAAAGTTCAAGCAGCTTAAAGAAACATGTTACTCCACTTTCTGTTCCACGAACACAGCCTGCCTCAGATTTCTTGAATCTGAAATATAGTGACATGTTCAAGGAAATAAATTCAAATGACAAAGGCCCAGGGATTTATGAAATGTTTGGGACTCCCGTATATTCCCAAGTGCGTGGACTTGGTCAACATGAAAGCAGATTTTACAGGGAAGTTTGTTTTGCTCCACCTGGGAGATACACTGCTAATAAACGTAAATCTAACTGCACTAATGAGAGAGACAGCAGCAGAATAAGAAGCACTCAGAAAAGAACACATTCTAAACCCAAGAACACAATTGCCATTAAACAAAAGCACAAAGACTTAACACCAAAAGACAGAAGTTCTGAGTTAAGAGATAGCAACACGGAGCTGGATGATGTTGTAATAATTTCTGGTCCAGATTGGCAaataaagacttcaaggagcatgCCATTGTTTGATGAAGATGAAGGTCAGCAGTTTCTGTTTTTGGAGGAGTTTTCACAATTcactaaacaaaatgaaataattctAAATTCAAACTTGTCAACTATTAAAGAAGTCCCTTTGGAGCAGTCTTCAGATAATAGAGATGTGACTAACAATCAGATACTTGCAACCAATGTCCACAATTTTTGGCAGGTTGATGATAAACATCATTCAGAATGTGTTGCTTTAGTGAGCAGTTTACTAACAACAGATCAGAATAACAAGTGTGTAGTCCAAGGAAGAATGGATATGGATGACTCCATGAATCTGGAAGCAAACCAGAACTTCTGCAAATCTATAGATAAATATGAAGCACTGTTTGCATTGTCTTTTCCAGACAGAGCAGACTGTGCATCTTCTCAACGAAAACTAGATCAGAGTTGGACACACACGTCTGAAAATAGTAATTCAGAAAATGCATCAACCCAGCAGCCAACAAACCAGACTTTAAATGCTGTAAGCCCAGTTTTCCAGACTTATCAAAACATTCTGGACTGTGCAGATAATGAAGAACTGACTGATGAGTTGCTTTGTTGCCTGGCGGCAGAGCTGCTAGCACTTGATGAAAAAGATACTGCCTCTTCCAGAATACCTACAAAGAATACAGGTTCTAAAACACAAAATGTATTTGCTAACGAAGAAAGAGGCAGTGTGAATGAAGATGACAAAGTAGTAGCAATTGCAGAGGAACAG CAGAGTTTCAGTAAAGCTTTCCTGGCACcaaagagggaaagtgacttgttGAACTTCAACAAATCTACTGCATTTCCAGAAAGCAGTCTAGATCATAAGGATCCTATCACATGGACTAGAGGTGAAATCCTTGGAAAGGGAGCCTATGGCACT GTGTACTGTGGTCTGACAAGCCAGGGACAATTAATAGCAGTGAAACAAGTTGCTTTGGATACCTCAGATAAAGTCACTACAGAAAAGGAGTATCAGAAGTTGCAAGAAGAAGTTGACCTGTTGAAAACACTAAAGCATATCAACATTGTAACCTATTTAGGAACATGTTTAAAAGATAACATTGTAAGCATTTTCATGGAGTTTGTTCCTGGTGGCTCAATTTCTAGTATTATTAATCGTTTTGGGCCATTGCCAGAAATTGTCTTTTGTAAATATACAAAACAAATTCTACAAGGGATTGCATATTTACATAAAAACTGTGTGGTACACAGAGATATCAAAGGCAATAATGTTATGCTTATGCCAAATGGTGTAATAAAGCTGATTGACTTTGGATGTGCAAAGCGTTTAGCATGGGTAAGCCTGAGTGGCACACACAGTGAAATGCTCAAGTCTGTGCATGGGACTCCATATTGGATGGCACCAGAAGTAATAAATGAATCTGGATATGGAAGAAAATCAGACATCTGGAGTATTGGATGCACTGTATTTGAGATGGCAACGGGTAAACCACCTCTGGCTTCAATGGATAGGCTAGCAGCTATGTTTTACATTGGAGCCTATAGAGGACTGATGCCTTCTTTACCTGACCATTTCTCAGGAAAAGCAGCAGACTTTGTCCATGTATGCTTTACCAG AAATCAACATGAGCGTCCATCTGCTCTACAACTGCTGCAGCATCCCTTCATGAAGGGAAGACAATGA